In a genomic window of Streptomyces katrae:
- a CDS encoding HpcH/HpaI aldolase/citrate lyase family protein, translating into MPPSFAGTRPSPVVRTWLYVPGDRPERFGKAVASGADAVVIDLEDAVAPARKAAARGAAVGFLGSGHGRAVFVRVNALGDGGEEDLAALRGTRVSGVRIPKCEHPAQLAEAARLLPGVRLVPLLETALGIEHAYALATGHAQVSGLAFGEADLAAELGTGHRDVLDAAAHRVLLAAAAAGLPRPPLSVFPAVRDLDGLAADCARGRERGFFGRSVVHPAQVPVVNAAFTAPARELEAARRLVERVERAEANGSGAWLDEAGNLIDAAALRQARAALGAARHPGPTA; encoded by the coding sequence ATGCCGCCGTCCTTCGCCGGCACCCGCCCGAGCCCGGTGGTCCGCACCTGGCTCTACGTGCCCGGCGACCGCCCCGAGCGTTTCGGCAAGGCCGTCGCCTCCGGAGCCGATGCCGTGGTCATCGACCTGGAGGACGCGGTGGCCCCCGCCCGCAAGGCGGCCGCCCGCGGGGCCGCCGTCGGCTTCCTGGGCTCCGGCCACGGCCGGGCGGTCTTCGTGCGCGTCAACGCCCTGGGCGACGGCGGCGAGGAGGACCTGGCCGCCCTGCGCGGCACCCGGGTCTCGGGGGTGCGCATCCCCAAGTGCGAGCACCCCGCCCAGCTCGCCGAGGCCGCCCGGCTCCTGCCGGGCGTGCGGCTCGTACCGCTCCTGGAGACGGCGCTGGGCATCGAGCACGCGTACGCGCTGGCCACCGGCCACGCCCAGGTGTCCGGCCTCGCCTTCGGCGAAGCCGACCTCGCGGCCGAGCTGGGCACCGGCCACCGCGACGTCCTCGACGCGGCCGCCCATCGTGTCCTGCTCGCCGCCGCCGCGGCCGGGCTGCCCCGGCCGCCCCTGAGCGTCTTCCCCGCCGTACGGGACCTCGACGGCCTCGCGGCGGACTGCGCGCGCGGCCGGGAACGCGGCTTCTTCGGCCGCTCGGTGGTCCACCCCGCCCAGGTCCCCGTCGTCAACGCCGCGTTTACCGCTCCGGCCCGGGAACTGGAGGCCGCGCGCCGCCTGGTGGAGAGGGTGGAGCGGGCTGAGGCGAACGGCTCGGGCGCGTGGCTGGACGAGGCCGGCAACCTCATCGACGCGGCGGCCCTGCGCCAGGCCCGCGCGGCCCTGGGCGCCGCCCGCCACCCGGGTCCGACGGCCTGA
- a CDS encoding TetR/AcrR family transcriptional regulator, with translation MAKPSERAVPGGAGRRPRGSLSRPQIVAAALDVARTEGLAAVSMPRLAQELGCGAMSLYGHVDSKEHLLELLAGAVLEDFPLERGDDAPWRPALADFAASLRRRMLEHRALAELLITRRMWSAGLAEVFEWLLGRMTEGGWPLRDGVRAYHSVQTYTLGFVLYEIGRTTPEGQEDHRAWWRHTLADLPPASFPRLHAAAGYAPEGAQDEQFTWGLERLLDGLAAELAHGGDRTGDVAGGTAGAGSAGGAGSAGGAGGDAQRRRTGAISPGPPP, from the coding sequence ATGGCGAAGCCTTCGGAGCGGGCGGTGCCCGGCGGGGCCGGAAGACGGCCGCGGGGCTCGCTGTCCCGGCCGCAGATCGTCGCCGCGGCGCTGGACGTGGCCCGCACCGAGGGCCTGGCGGCGGTCAGCATGCCGCGGCTCGCCCAGGAGCTGGGGTGCGGGGCGATGTCGCTCTACGGCCACGTGGACAGCAAGGAGCACCTGCTCGAACTGCTCGCCGGGGCCGTGCTGGAGGACTTCCCCCTGGAGCGCGGGGACGACGCGCCTTGGCGGCCGGCGCTGGCGGACTTCGCCGCGTCCCTGCGCCGCAGGATGCTCGAACACCGGGCCCTGGCCGAGCTCCTGATCACCCGTCGGATGTGGAGCGCGGGCCTGGCGGAGGTCTTCGAGTGGCTGCTGGGGAGGATGACGGAGGGCGGCTGGCCGCTGCGCGACGGCGTCCGGGCGTACCACTCGGTACAGACCTACACCCTCGGCTTCGTGCTGTACGAGATCGGCCGGACCACGCCGGAGGGCCAGGAGGACCACCGGGCCTGGTGGCGGCACACCCTCGCGGACCTGCCGCCGGCGTCGTTCCCCCGGCTGCACGCCGCCGCCGGGTACGCGCCGGAGGGGGCGCAGGACGAGCAGTTCACCTGGGGTCTGGAGCGGCTGCTGGACGGTCTGGCGGCGGAGCTCGCGCACGGCGGCGACCGCACCGGCGATGTGGCCGGGGGTACGGCCGGTGCGGGCAGTGCGGGCGGTGCGGGCAGTGCGGGCGGTGCGGGCGGGGACGCGCAACGGCGGCGGACCGGGGCGATCAGCCCGGGTCCGCCGCCGTAG
- a CDS encoding WhiB family transcriptional regulator codes for MSMNTTTAPAWYDLALCAQTGPSFFFPDPGSSVQDAKRLCGACEGRAACLEYALANDERFGVWGGLSETERQALRPRG; via the coding sequence ATGTCGATGAACACCACCACCGCCCCCGCCTGGTACGACCTCGCCCTGTGCGCCCAGACGGGCCCGAGCTTCTTCTTCCCGGACCCGGGCTCCTCCGTCCAGGACGCGAAGCGGCTGTGCGGGGCGTGCGAGGGCAGGGCGGCGTGCCTGGAGTACGCCCTCGCCAACGACGAGCGCTTCGGTGTCTGGGGCGGCCTCTCGGAGACCGAACGGCAGGCCCTGCGCCCGCGCGGCTGA
- a CDS encoding acyl-ACP desaturase — translation MTITSPHLGSSEAWTDAKLLFALEEVVEKELNRHLKVTKDWMPHEYVPWSDGRNFPGFFEDGEAWDPQQSKVTDIGKIALVVNLLTEDNLPSYHHEIATLFGRNGAWGTWVHRWTAEEGRHGIVMRDYLLASRAVDPDKLEAFRMQHMSEGFESDNSHSMLHSVAYVAFQELATRISHRNTGHQSGDPVCDRMLARIAQDENLHMIFYRNLLAAAFELAPDLTMQAVRDVVVNFRMPGHGMPGFERMAAQMAIGGVYNLRIHHDDVLSPVIRFLKIMDIDGLGPEGQKAQEELGLFMNGLDAEARKLDERLAARAARMAARKG, via the coding sequence GTGACGATCACCTCTCCCCACCTCGGCAGCTCGGAGGCGTGGACCGACGCCAAGCTGCTGTTCGCGCTGGAAGAGGTGGTCGAGAAGGAGCTCAACCGCCATCTGAAGGTCACCAAGGACTGGATGCCCCACGAGTACGTCCCGTGGAGCGACGGCCGGAACTTCCCGGGCTTCTTCGAGGACGGCGAGGCCTGGGACCCGCAGCAGTCGAAGGTGACCGACATCGGCAAGATCGCGCTGGTCGTGAACCTGCTGACCGAGGACAACCTCCCCAGCTACCACCACGAGATCGCGACGCTCTTCGGCCGCAACGGCGCCTGGGGCACCTGGGTGCACCGCTGGACCGCCGAGGAGGGCCGCCACGGCATCGTGATGCGCGACTACCTGCTGGCCTCGCGCGCCGTGGACCCGGACAAGCTGGAAGCGTTCCGGATGCAGCACATGTCGGAGGGCTTCGAGTCCGACAACAGCCACTCCATGCTGCACTCGGTGGCGTACGTGGCCTTCCAGGAGCTGGCGACCCGCATCTCGCACCGCAACACCGGCCACCAGTCCGGTGACCCGGTCTGCGACCGGATGCTGGCCCGCATCGCGCAGGACGAGAACCTGCACATGATCTTCTACCGGAACCTGCTGGCCGCGGCCTTCGAGCTCGCCCCGGACCTGACCATGCAGGCCGTGCGCGACGTCGTCGTCAACTTCCGGATGCCCGGACACGGCATGCCCGGCTTCGAGCGGATGGCCGCGCAGATGGCGATCGGCGGGGTCTACAACCTGCGGATCCACCACGACGACGTGCTGAGCCCCGTGATCCGCTTCCTCAAGATCATGGACATCGACGGGCTGGGCCCGGAGGGGCAGAAGGCCCAGGAGGAGCTCGGGCTGTTCATGAACGGCCTCGACGCCGAGGCCCGCAAGCTCGACGAGCGCCTGGCCGCGCGCGCGGCGCGCATGGCCGCCCGGAAGGGCTGA
- a CDS encoding MFS transporter has translation MALPTARTAREPVPPKPARLPLGFLTPIVLGTMLNALNSSMLAVALLSIQKAYDAGAAVVWLVSGLYLATAVAQPTMGRLADAFGPRRIFGIGLLLVLGSAAAAPFAPTLGWLIAARVVLGIGTSAAYPAGMSMIRLRADSGPAAGGAPAGGLGAISAASQAAVALGPPLGGVLVQLVDWRAIFWVNVPIALAAMVMALLWLPADDPARRASVTLRELDLPGMALFTGELCGLMLFLLSLPDHPRWWALAVFVVLTAVLIWRELRAHRPFVDLRMIARNRPLAATYVRCMATYVVFYSITYALPQWLQQGRGLSESESGLVMLPVAILGIVTTMWATRLVGRGLRIVLITGSGALCLGSAALALFGSSVPIWQILVIAAVLGLPNGFNSLGNQTLMYRTAPAEQIGTASGLLRTSQYIGANLASALVGIALGRQAGDSGLHLLAAVITGISLVLLLNAATTRHLRGAAARG, from the coding sequence GTGGCATTACCCACCGCGCGGACCGCGAGAGAACCGGTTCCCCCCAAGCCCGCCCGCCTGCCGCTCGGCTTCCTCACCCCGATCGTCCTGGGCACCATGCTCAACGCCCTGAACTCCTCGATGCTCGCGGTGGCCCTGCTCTCCATCCAGAAGGCCTACGACGCCGGAGCCGCGGTCGTCTGGCTGGTCTCCGGCCTCTACCTGGCGACCGCGGTCGCCCAGCCCACGATGGGCCGCCTGGCCGACGCCTTCGGCCCCCGCCGGATCTTCGGCATCGGCCTGTTGCTCGTGCTGGGATCGGCCGCCGCGGCCCCCTTCGCCCCCACCCTCGGCTGGCTGATCGCCGCACGCGTGGTCCTGGGCATCGGAACCTCGGCCGCGTACCCGGCCGGCATGTCGATGATCCGCCTGCGGGCGGACTCCGGTCCGGCCGCGGGCGGCGCACCGGCCGGCGGCCTCGGCGCCATCTCCGCCGCCTCCCAGGCCGCCGTCGCCCTCGGCCCGCCGCTCGGCGGCGTGCTCGTCCAGCTCGTGGACTGGCGCGCCATCTTCTGGGTCAACGTCCCGATCGCCCTGGCCGCCATGGTCATGGCCCTGCTCTGGCTGCCCGCCGACGATCCGGCCCGGCGCGCCTCGGTCACCCTGCGCGAACTGGACCTGCCCGGCATGGCCCTGTTCACCGGCGAACTGTGCGGCCTGATGCTCTTCCTGCTCTCGCTGCCCGACCACCCGCGGTGGTGGGCCCTGGCCGTGTTCGTCGTCCTGACCGCCGTCCTGATCTGGCGTGAACTGCGCGCCCACCGGCCCTTCGTGGACCTGCGCATGATCGCCCGCAACCGACCGCTCGCCGCGACCTATGTACGCTGTATGGCGACGTACGTGGTCTTCTACTCCATCACCTACGCCCTGCCCCAGTGGCTCCAGCAGGGACGCGGCCTGTCCGAGTCGGAGTCGGGCCTGGTCATGCTCCCCGTCGCCATCCTCGGCATCGTCACCACCATGTGGGCCACCCGGCTCGTCGGCCGCGGCCTGCGCATCGTCCTGATCACCGGCTCCGGCGCCCTGTGCCTGGGCAGCGCCGCACTGGCGCTGTTCGGATCGAGCGTGCCGATCTGGCAGATCCTCGTCATCGCCGCGGTGCTGGGCCTGCCCAACGGGTTCAACAGCCTGGGCAACCAGACGCTGATGTACCGCACCGCGCCGGCCGAGCAGATCGGCACCGCCTCCGGGCTCCTGCGCACCTCCCAGTACATCGGGGCCAACCTCGCCTCGGCCCTGGTCGGCATCGCGCTCGGCCGGCAGGCCGGCGACTCCGGACTCCACCTGCTGGCCGCCGTGATCACCGGCATCAGCCTCGTACTCCTCCTCAACGCCGCCACCACGCGCCACCTGCGCGGTGCGGCAGCCCGCGGCTGA
- a CDS encoding GDSL-type esterase/lipase family protein — protein sequence MTESRPHALFSFGTLKEAHVQTALFGRTVPSSPASLVGYATRPLKIADPDVIAASGLDVHLTLECRLGSAVDGVVLRLTDEELAAADAYEVDDYVRRRVLLSSGESAWAYLDADPLRSAARIVIAGDSIAYGRCDPRGGWAGRLAARHIAANERDHRVFNLAVPGSTLAEVAEQTPALLAARRPDTLLIAAGINDSAVPASAPHEGSDGLAARLADSLASLAATARDHNARLAVLGPLWLDESRTADYEGLRFTESRALVVREALRTWCAEHHVDHVDLWTPLQHRADLLTDGIHPGPEGHETLYRHLTA from the coding sequence GTGACCGAGTCGCGCCCGCACGCCCTGTTCTCCTTCGGCACGCTGAAGGAGGCGCACGTCCAGACCGCCCTCTTCGGCCGGACCGTGCCCAGCTCGCCGGCCTCGCTGGTCGGCTACGCCACCCGGCCCCTGAAGATCGCCGACCCGGACGTGATCGCCGCCAGCGGCCTCGACGTCCACCTGACCCTGGAGTGCCGGCTGGGCTCCGCGGTCGACGGCGTCGTCCTGCGCCTGACCGACGAGGAGCTGGCCGCGGCCGACGCCTACGAGGTGGACGACTACGTCCGCCGGCGGGTGCTGCTCTCCTCCGGGGAGAGCGCCTGGGCCTATCTGGACGCGGACCCGCTGCGCTCGGCGGCCCGGATCGTGATCGCGGGCGACAGCATCGCGTACGGGCGCTGCGATCCGCGGGGCGGCTGGGCGGGCCGGCTCGCGGCCCGCCACATCGCGGCGAACGAGCGGGACCACCGGGTCTTCAACCTGGCCGTCCCGGGCAGCACCCTGGCCGAGGTCGCCGAGCAGACCCCGGCCCTCCTCGCCGCGCGCCGCCCGGACACCCTGCTGATCGCCGCCGGCATCAACGACTCGGCCGTCCCGGCGTCGGCCCCGCACGAGGGCTCCGACGGCCTGGCGGCCCGCCTCGCGGACAGTCTCGCCTCCCTGGCGGCCACGGCCCGGGACCACAACGCCCGCCTGGCCGTCCTCGGCCCCCTGTGGCTGGACGAGTCCCGCACGGCCGACTACGAGGGCCTGCGCTTCACCGAATCCCGCGCACTGGTCGTGCGCGAGGCCCTGCGCACCTGGTGCGCGGAGCACCACGTCGACCACGTCGACCTGTGGACCCCGCTCCAGCACCGCGCGGATCTCCTCACGGACGGGATCCACCCCGGCCCCGAGGGCCACGAAACCCTCTACCGCCACCTCACGGCCTAG
- a CDS encoding SsgA family sporulation/cell division regulator: protein MITVIEQAVQARLVATAPKVETVPVTLCYDRSDPFAVRMAFPALATLEGVEVSWTFARELLMSGIQHPAGCGDVRVRPYDGDRTTVEFHAPEGVAIVLMDTAEIERFLERSRELVPPGLEHRYLDMDHSLDELMRGSC, encoded by the coding sequence TTGATCACTGTCATCGAGCAGGCCGTACAGGCACGACTGGTCGCCACCGCCCCGAAGGTCGAGACCGTCCCCGTCACCCTCTGCTACGACCGCTCGGATCCCTTCGCCGTCCGCATGGCCTTCCCCGCGCTCGCCACACTCGAGGGCGTCGAGGTCTCGTGGACCTTCGCGCGGGAGCTGCTGATGTCAGGGATCCAGCACCCGGCCGGCTGCGGCGACGTGCGCGTGCGCCCGTACGACGGGGACCGCACGACGGTCGAGTTCCACGCGCCGGAGGGGGTGGCGATCGTGCTGATGGACACGGCCGAGATCGAGAGATTCCTGGAGCGCTCCCGCGAGCTCGTCCCGCCGGGGCTGGAGCACCGCTACCTGGACATGGACCACAGCCTGGACGAGCTGATGCGCGGCTCCTGCTGA
- a CDS encoding ABC-F family ATP-binding cassette domain-containing protein: protein MSHAPTFITCSALSFDWPDGTPVFEGFQWTVGPGRTGLIGLNGCGKSTLLKLVAGALTPSGGQVSVAGTLGYLPQDATLDTALRVDEALGIRAARTALHAIEAGEATEANFAAVGDDWDVEERALAVLDQLGLAGIGLDRTVGELSGGECVLLRLAALLLARPDVLLLDEPTNNLDLRARRRLYAAVESWSGVMVLVSHDRELLERVDQIADLRDGEVRWYGGNFGDYEQMLAAEQESAERMVRVAEADVQRQKRELADAQLKLARRKRYAQKMYDTKREPKIVMNARKRAAQESAGKHRTMHAEKLADARERLDQAVEAVRDDDVIRIELPATQVPPGRRVLTLTDLRPAHGPGVAGEWEVRGPERIALVGANGSGKTTLLRTIAGQLAPVSGEAVAHVPARFLPQRLDVLDDERSVVENVARFAPHASNNLIRARLAHFLFRGGRADRAAGTLSGGERFRAALAALLLAEPAPQLLMLDEPTNSLDLASVRRLGESLESYEGALIVASHDVPFLESVGITRWLLLDGERGLRATTAEEVRASLWQD, encoded by the coding sequence ATGAGTCATGCCCCTACTTTCATCACCTGCTCCGCCCTCTCCTTCGACTGGCCCGACGGAACCCCCGTCTTCGAGGGGTTCCAGTGGACCGTCGGCCCCGGCCGCACCGGCCTGATCGGGCTCAACGGCTGCGGGAAGTCCACCCTGTTGAAGCTCGTCGCCGGCGCCCTGACCCCGTCCGGGGGCCAGGTGTCGGTGGCCGGCACCCTCGGCTACCTCCCGCAGGACGCCACCCTCGACACCGCGCTCCGCGTCGACGAGGCGCTCGGCATCCGCGCCGCCCGCACGGCCCTGCACGCCATCGAGGCGGGTGAGGCCACCGAGGCCAACTTCGCCGCCGTCGGCGACGATTGGGACGTCGAGGAGCGGGCCCTGGCCGTGCTCGACCAGCTCGGGCTCGCCGGGATCGGCCTGGACCGCACGGTCGGTGAGCTCTCCGGCGGCGAGTGCGTCCTGCTGCGGCTGGCGGCCCTGCTGCTGGCCCGGCCGGACGTGCTGCTGCTGGACGAGCCCACCAACAACCTGGACCTGCGGGCCCGACGGCGCCTCTACGCGGCCGTCGAGTCCTGGTCGGGGGTGATGGTGCTGGTCAGTCACGACCGGGAGCTGCTGGAGCGGGTCGACCAGATCGCCGACCTGCGCGACGGCGAAGTCCGCTGGTACGGCGGGAACTTCGGGGACTACGAGCAGATGCTCGCCGCCGAGCAGGAGTCGGCCGAGCGGATGGTCCGGGTCGCCGAGGCCGACGTCCAGCGCCAGAAGCGCGAACTCGCCGACGCCCAGCTGAAACTGGCCCGCCGCAAGCGGTACGCGCAGAAGATGTACGACACCAAGCGCGAGCCGAAGATCGTGATGAACGCGCGCAAGCGCGCCGCCCAGGAGTCGGCGGGCAAGCACCGCACGATGCACGCCGAGAAGCTGGCGGACGCCCGCGAGCGGCTGGACCAGGCGGTGGAGGCGGTGCGCGACGACGACGTGATCCGCATCGAACTGCCGGCCACTCAGGTCCCCCCGGGCCGACGGGTCCTGACCCTGACCGATCTGCGGCCGGCCCACGGGCCCGGCGTGGCAGGCGAGTGGGAGGTGCGCGGTCCGGAGCGGATCGCGCTGGTCGGCGCGAACGGCTCCGGCAAGACGACGCTGCTGCGGACCATCGCCGGGCAGCTGGCTCCCGTGTCGGGCGAGGCGGTGGCGCACGTCCCGGCGCGGTTCCTGCCGCAGCGGCTGGACGTACTGGACGACGAGCGCTCGGTCGTGGAGAACGTGGCGCGGTTCGCCCCGCACGCCTCCAACAACCTGATCCGGGCGCGGCTCGCGCACTTCCTGTTCCGGGGCGGCCGGGCGGACCGCGCGGCCGGCACCCTGTCGGGCGGCGAACGGTTCCGGGCGGCGCTCGCGGCCCTGCTGCTGGCGGAGCCGGCTCCGCAGCTGCTGATGCTGGACGAGCCGACGAACAGCCTGGACCTGGCGAGCGTGCGCCGGCTCGGGGAGTCGCTGGAGTCCTACGAGGGGGCGCTGATCGTGGCCAGCCACGACGTGCCGTTCCTGGAGTCGGTCGGGATCACCCGGTGGCTGCTGCTCGACGGTGAGCGGGGACTGCGGGCGACCACCGCCGAAGAGGTCCGCGCCTCGCTCTGGCAGGACTGA
- a CDS encoding hydrolase codes for MPVVELSPKAALVVLDLQQGILGLPLQPHPAAQVVGNSARLAHAFRKAGLPVVLVNVAHGPDGGAALQPRADVPHNPPALQPEFSRLSPELEAQPGDLLITKRQWGAFTGTELDLQMRRRGVEELVLTGVATNLAVESTARFAYEHGYHVIVAEDATSTFSAEHQEFATTRILPMIARVDSTDAVLAALGAAQQR; via the coding sequence ATGCCCGTCGTGGAACTCAGCCCCAAGGCCGCCCTCGTCGTGCTCGACCTGCAGCAGGGCATCCTCGGGCTCCCGCTGCAGCCCCACCCGGCCGCCCAGGTCGTCGGCAACAGCGCCCGCCTGGCCCACGCCTTCCGCAAGGCCGGCCTTCCCGTCGTCCTGGTCAACGTGGCCCACGGGCCCGACGGCGGCGCCGCCCTCCAGCCCCGCGCCGACGTGCCGCACAACCCCCCCGCCCTGCAGCCCGAGTTCTCCCGGCTCTCCCCGGAGCTCGAGGCGCAGCCCGGCGACCTGCTCATCACCAAGCGGCAGTGGGGCGCCTTCACCGGCACCGAACTGGACCTCCAGATGCGCCGCCGCGGCGTCGAAGAGCTCGTCCTCACCGGCGTCGCCACCAACCTGGCCGTGGAGTCGACCGCCCGCTTCGCCTACGAACACGGCTACCACGTGATCGTCGCGGAGGACGCGACCAGCACGTTCTCCGCCGAACACCAGGAGTTCGCGACCACGCGGATTCTCCCCATGATCGCCCGCGTCGACTCGACCGACGCCGTACTCGCGGCGCTCGGGGCAGCGCAGCAGCGCTGA
- a CDS encoding CaiB/BaiF CoA transferase family protein — MDTTTRLPLAGVRVLDAATLFAGPGAATLLGDFGADVIKIEHPAGDPARRHGAQVHGESLWWKLVGRNKRTVTLDLSRSEGQEICRELVRDADVLVENFRPGTFERWGLGYRRLSELNPGLVMLRVSGFGRVGPMRNRAGFGTLAEAMSGFAHCTGAPDGPPTLPPFGLADGAAAVMSAYATMVALHARGSTGRGQVVDTALIEPILHLLGPQISAYQQLGTVQGRSGNRSPHNAPRNIYRCRDGRWLAVSTSAQSIAERVMRLVGSPHLIEEPWFATGSGRAEHVEELDAVVGDWIAARDADEVIAAFEEARAAVAPVYTAADIVADPQFAALGTVVHVDDAALGPLAMQGVPARLSDTPGRVRWAGRPLGADNDEVFAGLGIDARRRAQLRREGVI; from the coding sequence GTGGACACGACGACACGACTCCCCTTAGCCGGCGTACGGGTGCTCGACGCCGCCACCCTGTTCGCGGGGCCCGGTGCGGCGACGCTCCTCGGGGACTTCGGGGCGGACGTCATCAAGATCGAACACCCGGCCGGCGACCCCGCCCGCCGCCACGGCGCGCAGGTCCACGGTGAGAGCCTGTGGTGGAAGCTGGTCGGCCGCAACAAGCGCACGGTCACGCTCGACCTGAGCCGCAGCGAGGGCCAGGAGATCTGCCGGGAGCTGGTGCGCGACGCGGACGTGCTCGTGGAGAACTTCCGGCCGGGCACCTTCGAACGGTGGGGCCTGGGATACCGGCGGCTCAGCGAGCTCAACCCCGGCCTGGTGATGCTCCGCGTCAGCGGCTTCGGGCGGGTCGGCCCCATGAGGAACCGCGCGGGCTTCGGCACGCTCGCCGAGGCGATGAGCGGCTTCGCCCACTGCACGGGCGCACCGGACGGGCCCCCGACGCTGCCCCCCTTCGGCCTCGCCGACGGCGCGGCCGCGGTCATGTCGGCCTACGCCACGATGGTCGCCCTGCACGCGCGCGGCAGCACCGGCCGCGGCCAGGTCGTGGACACGGCCCTCATCGAACCGATCCTGCACCTGCTCGGCCCGCAGATCTCCGCCTACCAGCAACTCGGCACGGTCCAGGGGCGCTCGGGCAACCGCTCTCCCCACAACGCCCCGCGCAACATCTACCGGTGCCGCGACGGACGCTGGCTCGCCGTCTCCACCAGCGCCCAGTCCATCGCCGAGCGCGTGATGAGGCTGGTGGGCAGCCCCCACCTGATCGAGGAGCCCTGGTTCGCCACCGGGTCGGGGCGCGCCGAGCACGTGGAGGAACTGGACGCCGTCGTCGGCGACTGGATCGCGGCGCGCGACGCGGACGAGGTCATCGCGGCCTTCGAGGAGGCCCGGGCGGCGGTCGCACCCGTCTACACAGCCGCCGACATCGTCGCCGACCCGCAGTTCGCCGCCCTCGGCACGGTCGTCCACGTCGACGACGCCGCACTCGGCCCCCTGGCCATGCAGGGCGTGCCCGCCCGCCTGTCCGACACCCCGGGACGGGTCCGCTGGGCGGGCAGGCCGCTGGGCGCGGACAACGACGAGGTCTTCGCAGGGCTGGGCATCGACGCCCGGCGCCGCGCGCAGCTGCGCCGGGAAGGGGTCATCTGA
- the ccrA gene encoding crotonyl-CoA carboxylase/reductase — translation MSTPLADAVIEGRSGEELLSLPLPGHMKAVTIHKDQTGMFDGVADKDVRKSMHVEEVPMPELAPDEVLVAVMAGAINFNTVWSATFEPVPTFRFLEQMGRRGGWDARHDLPYHILGSDASGVVVRTGSAVRRWNAGDHVVIGTAYVDEQDPATHRDGMLGEDQRAWGFETNFGGLAEYTVVRASQLLPKPALLTWEEAASNPLCAGTAYRMLVSDRGARMKQGDVVLIWGATGGLGAYAVQLVRNGGGIPVGVVSSAEKAEVLRKLGCEAVIDRSAIEQGDRTMLQRPEGWKKLGKAIRDAVGEDPHIVFEHVGKATFAASVFLARRGGTVVTCGSSTGYDHQYDNRYLWMKLKNIIGSHGANLDEQWETNRLIGMGKVLPALSATYALDDAGEAARSVQVNEHLGKVGVLGLAPRAGLGVTDAQARARVGEERFRLFQS, via the coding sequence ATGAGTACGCCCCTCGCAGACGCCGTGATCGAAGGCCGCAGCGGCGAAGAGCTGCTGAGCCTGCCCCTGCCCGGCCACATGAAGGCCGTGACGATCCACAAGGACCAGACCGGGATGTTCGACGGCGTCGCGGACAAGGACGTCCGCAAGTCGATGCACGTCGAGGAAGTCCCCATGCCCGAACTCGCTCCCGACGAGGTGCTGGTCGCGGTCATGGCCGGCGCCATCAACTTCAACACCGTGTGGTCGGCCACCTTCGAGCCGGTCCCCACCTTCCGGTTCCTGGAGCAGATGGGCCGGCGCGGGGGCTGGGACGCACGGCACGACCTGCCCTACCACATCCTCGGATCCGATGCCTCCGGCGTCGTGGTGCGCACCGGTTCGGCCGTGCGCCGCTGGAACGCGGGTGACCACGTCGTCATCGGCACGGCCTACGTCGACGAGCAGGACCCGGCCACCCACCGCGACGGCATGCTCGGCGAGGACCAGCGCGCCTGGGGCTTCGAGACCAACTTCGGAGGCCTGGCGGAGTACACCGTCGTACGGGCCAGTCAGCTGCTCCCCAAGCCCGCGCTGCTCACCTGGGAGGAGGCCGCGTCCAACCCGCTGTGCGCGGGCACCGCGTACCGGATGCTCGTCAGCGACCGCGGCGCCCGCATGAAGCAGGGAGACGTCGTCCTGATCTGGGGCGCGACCGGCGGACTGGGCGCGTACGCCGTGCAGTTGGTGCGCAACGGCGGCGGCATCCCCGTCGGTGTCGTCAGCTCCGCGGAGAAGGCGGAGGTGCTGCGCAAGCTCGGCTGCGAGGCGGTCATCGACCGCTCCGCGATCGAACAGGGCGACCGCACCATGCTCCAGCGGCCCGAGGGGTGGAAGAAGCTGGGCAAGGCGATCCGCGACGCGGTCGGCGAGGACCCGCACATCGTCTTCGAGCACGTCGGCAAGGCGACCTTCGCCGCCTCGGTCTTCCTGGCGCGCCGCGGCGGCACCGTCGTCACCTGCGGGTCCAGCACCGGCTACGACCACCAGTACGACAACCGCTACCTGTGGATGAAGCTGAAGAACATCATCGGCAGCCACGGCGCCAACCTGGACGAGCAGTGGGAGACCAACCGGCTCATCGGGATGGGCAAGGTCCTTCCGGCCCTGTCCGCCACCTACGCGCTGGACGACGCCGGCGAGGCGGCGCGCAGCGTGCAGGTGAACGAGCACCTCGGCAAGGTCGGTGTGCTCGGCCTCGCCCCCAGGGCCGGCCTCGGCGTGACCGACGCGCAGGCGCGCGCCCGCGTGGGCGAGGAGCGGTTCCGGCTCTTCCAGAGCTGA